In Gracilibacillus salitolerans, the sequence CAAAAAATTTGGTTAATGCTTTCCCATCGAATACATCTCGCACTACTGCTCTAGATAATACAACACCAGCCGAAGCGGTAAACCCTTGTAAAAACCTGGCCAAAACTAATATTACGATATTAGGTGCTAATGCACATACCAATGAAAAGAACGCAAATAACGAAATGAAAATTAAAATCGGTTTTCTTCTTCCTATTGCATCACTGATTGGTCCAATTACTAACTGCCCAAAAGCTAAACCTAATAAACAGGCAGTTAAACTTAATTGAACAAGCGATGCACGTGCATCTAAATCATTTGCTATTTGAGGGAAACTTGGTAAATACATATCAATATTGAACGGCCCTAACATTGCCAACATAGCAAGCAAAAATGCTAAGCCGATTCGTTGTTTTCCTGTTGGATTATGTAACTTCTGTTCGATGATAATCCCTCCCTTCACTTATTATATAAGAATTTATGAAGGAGTTATAGTAATTGACATTTAGCTTACGTAAATTATTTGTAATATTTGTTATTAATTCTTAAATAAAGATAGCGTTTCAGCTTAACGAAAACGTGTTATTGATAAATAACCTTAAAATGGAGGAGATAACATGAAGAAATTTTTATCAAAAGAAATTCATCTGCATGAACGGTTAACTATCAATCAGCTGCTAGCTTTACACACATATCAAAAAAATTATCACGGTGATATATACCTACTTTTAAATCATAAAACTATTACTCTCGAAAACTTGGCAAATCTTGTTTCCCTATCATTAACAATAACACCGAAATCTAAGATTCAGTTAATTGTGGAAGGAGAAAATGCTCAGGAAGCATTGGATGAACTAACGGAATGTATTTATCGAGAGGTATATATTTTTGCCAATTAATCAATACTTAAATCCGTTAAACCGTGGAGAAAGATGAATTCTCCATGGTTTACTTCTTTACATAAAATCAAAAAAGTACCGGATCACGTGAAAAAATACTGGTGCCGTATAGGTTAAACTATCAATTCGATTAAGATAACGATCCTTAAACCGCTCTAAGGTATCTTTGTTTCCTATTAAGAGATCCCGCTTTAATACTGATATGGTCAAACTTCCAAAGTATCCAGAAACACTGATTAAAATACCTGATACAATACCAAATGTAACATCTAACGGTGTTAATAATGGATAAATGAAATAGGATATAACTGTTGTCGTAACAACTGCTCCAATAAATCCTTCCCATGTAATATATGGATTTGCTGTTGGTGCAACTTTCCGTTTGCCGAAATAGAGGGAAATCACAAATTGGATGACATCATTGACCTGAGTTAGAATAATCAAATACAATACAAGGTTTGCTCCGAATTCCGGAGTCGCAACCGGGAAGTAGGCTAAATGACTTAAACCGAATACCATCAGTATTAACCCCCACTGGGTAAAGCTAACCGATCGCAAAAAGCCCACAGTACCTTTGCCAATAATACGTGGTAGGGGTAAAAATAAGAAAACATAGACAGGAATGAACACAATGAACATACCGTACCAGCCAATGTAAATCCAGTAAAATTGTAAGGGAATCATTACATAAGCCCATAAAAAAATCCGTCTATCTGACTTTCTTGTTTTCATCATCGAGAAATATTCCCTCAATGCGAAATAACATAATACCATGATGGCGATTAATGAAACGGTCGTATTAAATAATGTAGCAAAACAGAAGATTATGAACATTCCCCACCATGTCTTCACACGGAGTTGTATCGTAGTAAAATCCTTCTCTGATTGTAGTCTTGTAATAATCTTAAAAACTATTGTTATGCTTAACAAAATAAAAAAGATAATAGATAAAGTCCAAATCGTTTCCCTCATGATTCTCACCCAATCTTTTAAAAAACTGCATTCATTTTACAGTAAATACGTTATAATGAAAAGTGTAGAATTATTTATAGTTGGTGATAAATATGAGTGAAGTGAAATATGTTTATATTATGTTATCCGATACGGGTACTTTATTTACGAACGTTATCAAAACATATACAAAGGCACCATATAACCATGCTTCTCTTGCTTTTGACCCGGAACTGAAAGAGATGTATAGCTTTGGCAGAAAGAATCCAAAAAACCCTTTGAATGGTGGGTTTGTGAAAGAAGATATCTTGACGGGCACCTATAGTAAATATCGTAATACTACTTGTGTCATCTATCGTCTGCAAGTAACAAAACGTGAAGTCGAAAAAATGAAAAGGATAATAGAAGTATTTATTAAGAACAATAATAAGTTCCTCTACAATATATTGGGAGTGATTGGGGTTTCATTAAAAGAACCAGTCGAATTCAGTAACTCCTATTTTTGTTCGCAATTTGTTGCAGATATCCTTTATCGTTCTGGTATTAAATTGTGGGATAAACTTCCCGCCATGGTAACACCTGATGATTTCAGGAAGAATGATCGGATGGAATTAATATACGAAGGAAAATTATTTGCCTATGGTCCAATTAAGCAAAACCTAGTTAAGACTTAATAGCTTGAGAAAGTGGTGTATTTCATCACTTTCTCTTTTAGGTTACAGTATCGCTTCTGCTATCAGCTGATAGGACCTCTTTTTTGCTTCAAAGTCGTGAATATTGGTGATAAGCATAAATTCCTCTGTTTGATACATATGTTGTAGGCGAGTAAGCTCCTGTTTTATTTTGGATGGTGTTCCGATAATACAACGCTCTCTGTTTTTCTTCATCATATCCAGTTCTTCTTGCGTAAAAGGTTTCTTTCGGACTTCTTCTATCGATGGCACTTTCGTGTCTGCACCTTTTCCTACACTAAGTAGCCATTTATCTTGTGTTAATGCTAATTCTTCTGCCTCTTCTTCTGTTTCGGCACAGATGACAAAAATACAGACCATCGTTTTAGGCTGGTCCATTGACACAGAAGGCTTAAATTTCTCGCGATATGTCTGCATTATTTTTTCACCATTAGCAGGGTTGATAAAATGACCGAAGACAAATCCGACTCCAAGTTCCGCTGCATTTGTTCCGCCGCGCTCTGACAAACCCAATACCCATATCGGTGGCACTTTTTCCACTCGGGGACCCGCTTTTACCAAACGAAATTCATGTTCTCTGGGCAGTGAATTATGTAAAAACCCCTGTAAATCGATAAGCTGACGTGGAAAGTCACTCAAGCTTTTGTTTTGATGATCAGTGAGGGCAGATCGTGTTAATTGTGAACCACCTGGAGATCGGCCTACACCTAAATCAATCCGCTCAGGAAAGAATCCTGCTAGTGTTTTGAAGTCTTCAGCTATTTTATATGGACTATACTGCGGTAATAACACACCTCCAGAACCCACCTTGATCTTGGTGGTCACAGAAGCAATTCTTGTTATCATAATTTCTGGTGAGGAGCTTGCCAATCCATTGGTATTATGATGCTCTGCTACCCAATAACGATTGTACCCAAGCTGCTCCGTCCATTGCGCAAGTTCCAATGAATTTGCCAGTGTTTGTTCTGGAGTATCTCCTCTTGAAATTGGCGCTTGATCTAATACACTTAATTTCATCATTCTTCGCTCCTTTCCTTTAGTGTAATTTTTTCGTAGTGAATTGAAAACTAAAAAGCTTATCCTTCCTCTACGGACATTTAATTCCTTATTTTCTTAAAAAGTAGTCTTTTTATAGTGTAGATGGACATTTATTCCTCTATTTAGCCATTTCATTAGAAAACTAACATGATTTTTAATTAATAACGGAACAGATGTCCGCAAACTTCAAAAATCATTATTTTAACTAAAATAACGGAATAGATGTCCATTTATTCGCCTCATGCTTGATCTGTGCCGCGCTAAAAAAAGATAGCATACCAAACAGACAGGTATACCATCAAAATTATTTATCTAAATAGGTCTAATAATCGATCCCAGAAGCTTTTCTCCTCTTCTGTCTCTTCTTCCTCATCATCTTCTTCATCTTGCGTAATACTTTCCGTTTTAATTACAAATTGAACGGATTGCACATTTTCATTTTTGTCGGAAACAAATGATACTGCATCAAAATCTGACTTATCGTAATCATTGATCATCTCATCTATTTCATCCTGCATTTGGTCCGGTAAATCACTAGTTGAATCAGCCAATTCTGTTGTTCCATCATGTAATTCTCCTACACCATTTTCCAATGAAGAAGTACCATCTTCCAATTCGACAATGCCATTATGAAGGTCTTGATAGGCATTGGACAGTTCATCAACACCATTTGTATATTCCTCAAGTCCAGCATGAAATTCTTTATAATTATCAGAAAGAGTAGCTAATCCTTCTTGTAATTCTTTTAAGCCTTCCTGAATATCCATTCCTTCACTTGCTGCTGCGATTTGTTCAGCCATTGTTTCCAGTGAAGTTGCCATGTCCGTTTGTGAACTGCTTACTTCATCTAAAGTTGGTGCAACTGCTGCAAAAGCTTCGCTGACTTGATCATAAGTACCTTTTGCAGTAAGAGCTGCCTCATACGTTTCAACTAATTTGTCTACCACTTCAGACTCAGCTCCACTTTGATATAATGCCTGAATCTCTTCTTCTGAAATATCGTATGACGGAATAGCATTTATCGATTCATCCAGCGCATCATAGGCTTGCGTATAATTTTCCTGCAATGTCGTTAATCCGTTGCTCGCTTCTCTTAAGCCGCGAGCAATTTGTTCGAGGCCTTCCTGCAATGCACTAAAGTCTCCCGTTTCAACGTCTTGATCGATTGAATCTTTCATCGTTACCAATGCCTGATCAATGGATTCACTACCACTGATCAAATCAGCTGATCCATTACTTATTTGTGTGATGCCATCTTGATAATCACTGGAACCATTTTTCAGACTTGATACACCGCTATTCAATTCTGAAATTCCGTCCGCTAATTCGCCTACTCCGTCATCAATTTCTGTCGTAGCATCTGATAATGTTTCGAAATCCTCTGTTACATCATCAACTTCCGGTGAATCAATGGACATGGAGGAAGGAACAGCCGATATCTCGATACCTTTGAGTTCAAAATCTGTTACATCTGCTTCCAACAGAAAACTTTCCTCTTTCTCCGGCATCACCGTAAATGTGACTTGCTTATCTTTCCCGGCATTTGCGATGGTTCCGTCTTCTGCCTCAATTTCCTGATATCGTTCCGTATCTAAAGTAAGAGAGATTTGTAATAAATAATTTTCAAAAAAGATAGGATTAACTTCTTCATTTGCAGAAGTTTCCATCCCAATCTGAAGATGACCATCTTGTCCGAGCATTTCCTCCGGAGTCATTTCTTCACCATCAAGCTGGTAACTGATATCAAACTCCCACGGTAATGGGTTGTTCTCCAGATTACCTTGATAGTAAAAGGAATCTTCCGAAGCAGTGAATGAAATGGTATCATCCTCTTTTGTTATCTCAGATAAATCAGTCAAGTTTTTAATACTTGTATAATCACCGTAGTCGACTAATTCTCCTGGTCCTTCCACTTCAAAGCTGTTTACCACATACATATCCAATTCTTCTCCATTTGACTGTAATGTTGAATAGATCACCTCATCCTTTGGAGCAGCAGAACTGGCTGCTACTACGTTAAAAGGAGAGAATGCAAGTAAACCCACTATCAACAATAATGAAAATCGTTTTATTTTCATAATCAATCTCTCTCCTTGTGAAAATTTGGTTTCCATGTTGTCTTCTCAATTACTTTATCAAACACTAACAGCATGGCCGGCAAGAAAAATACGACCAATATAAATGCCAGTAATGCTCCTCTACCAAGTAACAAACCGATCGATCCTACAATTGGGTTCGTAGAAGTCATCCATAATATAAACCCTACACTTGATAAAATCGAAGCAGATATTAAAATTGAAAAGATTTTCTCATCCAATGTTTTCTTAATCGCTTTTAGTGCAGACATCTCTTTGCGGTTTAGGTTATATGCTTCTGATAAAAGAATCGCATAATCTACCGTCGCTGCTAACTGAACCGTGCTTATAATCAGATAACCTACATACACAAGGGACGAATCCATAAAGTATGGTACAGATAAGTTAAACCACACTGCTGCCTGTATCGTTAGCAGCAAAACAATCGGCATCGAAATCGAGCGGAAGGTGATCAATAACACAACCGCAATCGCTAGAATAGTAAGGACATTAACTACTACATTATCCTTTTCCACTGTGTTCTTAATATCATAAAGCGTTACACTTTCACCTAACGCAAGAATGTCCTCTCCGTAATAGCTTTCTGCCGTTTCTTCTATTTCATCAATTAAGTCAAAGGCAGCATCACCCTCTGCATTCGCATTTGTATGCAAAATAATCCGTGAATAGTTTTCTGAGTAAAATTGTTCTGTTACTGATTCGTCTAAATACTCAGGAGGAATCGCTGCACTGACTGTATTCACATAAGCTAGCACACTGGACACATGATCGAGTTGTTCTAGATCATGTACCAGTTCTTCTTCTTTTGCAATGTCTCCTTTTGGCACAAGTATAACCATTGGAGTATATTTGCCAAACGCATCCTCAATCGTTTGTTCATCCACACCGATACGTGTAGAATCTGGGTGTTCCCCAACACCATAAATAAAGTTCGTATTACTTTGGGCCAAGAAAGCCGGAACAATCATTAACAGTACGAGAATTAAGCTTGGTATTCTCAGTTTTACAACACGTCTGCCGATATTTTTAAAGTTCGGAATAAGCTGTTTATGTTGCGTCCTATCAATCCATTTGTAAAAGGTAATCGTTAATGCTGGTAAAAAGATCATTACACTAATAAAGCTCAGCAGAATCCCTTTTACTAAATTAAGCCCTAAATCAGCACCAATTTCAAAATTCATAAATGTGAGTGCCGTAAATCCGAAAAAGGTTGTCGATGCACTTGCTGCGATAGCTGGGAATGACCGCTTCATAGCCAGACGCATTGCATTTGTCGGTTCTTCCCCTTTGTTACGAAAGTCGGAAAAGCTATGTAACAAAAAGATCGCATAGTCGAGCGACACCGCTAACTGAAGTATTGGTGCAACCGACTGGGTGACAAATGATACTTCTCCCAAGAATATATTGGTTCCAAGGTTGATCAGCACGGATACCCCTATTGCCGTAAGGAAGAAAACTGGCTCCATCCAGGAATTCGTCGACACTATCAATATAATAATGATAATCGGCACTAACAGTAATGCAGCATAAGCAGATTCTGTCCCTGCCATTTTTTGTGACGATGCGGTATCTACTGCTTCTCCAGATAGTGCATTATTTGCACCAATTAATTCATAAATTTGATCGGTAACTTCTACTTCATCACCTTCCCGAATATGGAAAGAAAACAAAGCATTTTGATCTTTGTAGTAAGATTCAACTGTATCCTTATCAGCTATTTCAATCGGTGTTTTGATATCAATGGCATCATCTAGCCAGGTAACATCACTAACACCATCAATGGCTGCGATTTGATCTTTATATTCTAATGCTTCCTGCACAGTTACATCATGAATCAAGACCCGTGAATTGGCGACAGATGCTTCAAATTCATCTTCCATTGTATCCATAGCATTTGTTGAGGGTGCGTCATCTGGTAAATAATCTACCATATTATAATTCACAGATACCGCAAATTGCGTGATAACACTAATTAAGGCAATCACGATAAAAGTGATTACAATTGATTTTTTATGTTTAATTATTTTTGTTGAAAGATCAATCGTTGTTCATCCTCTCTTGCAAAATTCCTCAATCCACTTTAATATTATATAGACACAGTGTTGGATATTCAACAAACAGTTTTGGATATTGCGTTTAATTTCCAACATATTATACCTTTTTGTTGGAAATTAACAAAAAGTTCACAAAGTAAGGAGTGTTTTCATTGAGTGACAAATTAGACCGCCGCAAAAAATACACGCGAATGGTCTTGAAAGACAGCTTGATCGAATTAATGAACGAGAAAACTTTTTCATCGATAACCGTAAAAGAAGTCTGCTTTCGTGCTGATATTAACCGTTCTACCTTTTACACACATTTTACCGATGTACTTGCTTTACTTTACTCTATAGAAGAAGAAATTATTGAAGAAATGAATAAATCGTTAAATGCATTCAGTTTCGCCAAAGAAGAAGAGTCGATCCAGATGACGGAGAAATTGTTGGAGTATATCAAGGAACGAAAAGAGATTTTTGAGGCATTACTAGAAAATAATACTGGGACAAGCTTTGAAAAAAGAGTGATGGATATAGCAAGGCATTGTTTAATGAATAAGACGCATACAGCTAACATAGATGCCGCTTCCTACTTAAGCACATTTATGGTTTCGGGATCCATCCATGTTATCAAAGACTGGCTACTCAACAACCATACACAATCTCCTAAACAAATGGCTGAACTGATAAGCCAATTTACCAATAAAGGTATAGGATCCTTGAATTTATAAAGTAAGACTTCCATCGGTGGAGGTTGAGAAAAGCGAAAACCCGGAGAATGAAAAATTCTCCGGGTTTTGATTATTTATGACCAGCTATTCAGCACTGATTCAGCATCGTTCACTAGTCCTTCCTTGACATCATCTGCCAGGTCACTTCGATTTACATGTTTCATAAAATCTTCAAGATGCTTTACTGCTTGTTTAGCTCGACCTTTTTCCAGATGGTGTTCTATTTGATCTAATTGGTTTAATAATACTTGCTCATTTTCTGAAGTTACTTCCAGATTTACTTGATGTTTCAAGCTGGCTAAAGATGGTGTGTAATCAACAGAAGGGAAATCTAATTCTCCTGCTAACACTTGCTCACGAACATCTTCACCTAAATAATAACTAATATGTGGTGGCTGGTTATAGGTAGTATTTTGCCAAGCTATTCCCATTCGATAAACAGAATCATGCATTAAAGTTGGCAATCGATATTCAGTAGGGATCGTCGTACTAAATACTCTTAATTCAGAACTATCTTCTGTTGGGAATATGATTTCTTCTCGCCAATCACCTAAAATATCTGCCTGTAAGCTTGGATTTGCTTTCGTTCCATTATTACTTACTACATTTTCAAATTCTTCGATAACGTTCGCTTCACCTGTTGCTTCATCATATTTAGTGATCGATGTATGATCAAGTAATTCATGTGATAAGTCACCATCCCAATAAGTGACAAAATTAACAGGAAGTCCAATATCGCGGAAACTTTCCTCGATTACATCTCCTTGCACATTATAAACACCACCGCCATCATCAACATTTGCTCCACCAGTGCCCCAGTATTCATAGCCAGGTTTAGAGGTAATATTTCCCGCAACACCACGTCCTGCATCTTTGTATGCATAAAACGCTTCTAAGGTTTCGCCTGTTGCTCCATCATGATATTCTAATGAAGCTACTTCTGAATCTTCACGTACACCAAATACATGAAGGCCTTCACGGTCAGGATCAAAAGCACCTACATGGAGGGCATCTCCATGGGAACCTTTCACACGTCCCATTTCCCCATCCATTGCATATAAAATGGTACCATCATGATCTAATGTTAATGAACCTGCGATAATTTCATCATATCCATCATTATCTACATCACCTGTAGCTAAATTATGGTTACCCAAGCCTTCTCCGCGTCCTGCTTCATCTGTATCAAATGTCCAATCCTCTACAAGAGTGCCATTTTGAAGGCTGTAGGATACAAAGGTAGTTCTTTCATAATAACCACGACCATAAATGGCACTTGGTGTTTTTCCATTAACATAGGCTAAACCAGACAAGAAGCGGTCAGAACGATTATAGAAATCATCCCCCCATGATGCTCCCTGATCTCCTTCTTCTTTTTCAACCGGGAAAGCAAAGTCAATCGTATCAATGTCTTCCCCTGTCTCGCCATCGAAAACCGATACATATTCA encodes:
- a CDS encoding LLM class flavin-dependent oxidoreductase, translating into MKLSVLDQAPISRGDTPEQTLANSLELAQWTEQLGYNRYWVAEHHNTNGLASSSPEIMITRIASVTTKIKVGSGGVLLPQYSPYKIAEDFKTLAGFFPERIDLGVGRSPGGSQLTRSALTDHQNKSLSDFPRQLIDLQGFLHNSLPREHEFRLVKAGPRVEKVPPIWVLGLSERGGTNAAELGVGFVFGHFINPANGEKIMQTYREKFKPSVSMDQPKTMVCIFVICAETEEEAEELALTQDKWLLSVGKGADTKVPSIEEVRKKPFTQEELDMMKKNRERCIIGTPSKIKQELTRLQHMYQTEEFMLITNIHDFEAKKRSYQLIAEAIL
- a CDS encoding YhgE/Pip domain-containing protein codes for the protein MKIKRFSLLLIVGLLAFSPFNVVAASSAAPKDEVIYSTLQSNGEELDMYVVNSFEVEGPGELVDYGDYTSIKNLTDLSEITKEDDTISFTASEDSFYYQGNLENNPLPWEFDISYQLDGEEMTPEEMLGQDGHLQIGMETSANEEVNPIFFENYLLQISLTLDTERYQEIEAEDGTIANAGKDKQVTFTVMPEKEESFLLEADVTDFELKGIEISAVPSSMSIDSPEVDDVTEDFETLSDATTEIDDGVGELADGISELNSGVSSLKNGSSDYQDGITQISNGSADLISGSESIDQALVTMKDSIDQDVETGDFSALQEGLEQIARGLREASNGLTTLQENYTQAYDALDESINAIPSYDISEEEIQALYQSGAESEVVDKLVETYEAALTAKGTYDQVSEAFAAVAPTLDEVSSSQTDMATSLETMAEQIAAASEGMDIQEGLKELQEGLATLSDNYKEFHAGLEEYTNGVDELSNAYQDLHNGIVELEDGTSSLENGVGELHDGTTELADSTSDLPDQMQDEIDEMINDYDKSDFDAVSFVSDKNENVQSVQFVIKTESITQDEEDDEEEETEEEKSFWDRLLDLFR
- a CDS encoding efflux RND transporter permease subunit; translation: MVDYLPDDAPSTNAMDTMEDEFEASVANSRVLIHDVTVQEALEYKDQIAAIDGVSDVTWLDDAIDIKTPIEIADKDTVESYYKDQNALFSFHIREGDEVEVTDQIYELIGANNALSGEAVDTASSQKMAGTESAYAALLLVPIIIIILIVSTNSWMEPVFFLTAIGVSVLINLGTNIFLGEVSFVTQSVAPILQLAVSLDYAIFLLHSFSDFRNKGEEPTNAMRLAMKRSFPAIAASASTTFFGFTALTFMNFEIGADLGLNLVKGILLSFISVMIFLPALTITFYKWIDRTQHKQLIPNFKNIGRRVVKLRIPSLILVLLMIVPAFLAQSNTNFIYGVGEHPDSTRIGVDEQTIEDAFGKYTPMVILVPKGDIAKEEELVHDLEQLDHVSSVLAYVNTVSAAIPPEYLDESVTEQFYSENYSRIILHTNANAEGDAAFDLIDEIEETAESYYGEDILALGESVTLYDIKNTVEKDNVVVNVLTILAIAVVLLITFRSISMPIVLLLTIQAAVWFNLSVPYFMDSSLVYVGYLIISTVQLAATVDYAILLSEAYNLNRKEMSALKAIKKTLDEKIFSILISASILSSVGFILWMTSTNPIVGSIGLLLGRGALLAFILVVFFLPAMLLVFDKVIEKTTWKPNFHKERD
- a CDS encoding phosphatidate cytidylyltransferase, with translation MRETIWTLSIIFFILLSITIVFKIITRLQSEKDFTTIQLRVKTWWGMFIIFCFATLFNTTVSLIAIMVLCYFALREYFSMMKTRKSDRRIFLWAYVMIPLQFYWIYIGWYGMFIVFIPVYVFLFLPLPRIIGKGTVGFLRSVSFTQWGLILMVFGLSHLAYFPVATPEFGANLVLYLIILTQVNDVIQFVISLYFGKRKVAPTANPYITWEGFIGAVVTTTVISYFIYPLLTPLDVTFGIVSGILISVSGYFGSLTISVLKRDLLIGNKDTLERFKDRYLNRIDSLTYTAPVFFHVIRYFFDFM
- a CDS encoding HPr family phosphocarrier protein; this encodes MKKFLSKEIHLHERLTINQLLALHTYQKNYHGDIYLLLNHKTITLENLANLVSLSLTITPKSKIQLIVEGENAQEALDELTECIYREVYIFAN
- a CDS encoding TetR/AcrR family transcriptional regulator, producing the protein MSDKLDRRKKYTRMVLKDSLIELMNEKTFSSITVKEVCFRADINRSTFYTHFTDVLALLYSIEEEIIEEMNKSLNAFSFAKEEESIQMTEKLLEYIKERKEIFEALLENNTGTSFEKRVMDIARHCLMNKTHTANIDAASYLSTFMVSGSIHVIKDWLLNNHTQSPKQMAELISQFTNKGIGSLNL